ACCCAGACCTGTGCCTTGCCCAGCACGTTGTTCTCCTCAAACGAGGTGGTTAGATCGAGTCTTGCCTTGCGATTCTCCGCATCTAGCTGAGCAACTGTTGCTGAGACCTTGACCAGAGCGTAGCCATAAGGAGGAACCACCACTGGCTTAGTGAAGCGAACTCCATAGTCAAGTACCTTGCCGGCATCTCCTAGCCATGAGACCACAGGCTGAACTGAGACTCCCATGGTGAGCATGCCGTGAGCTAGCACTCCCGGTAGTCCGACCGCTTGGGCAATATCGTCGCGGTAGTGGATGGTGTTGAAATCACCCGAGGCTCCGGCATAGCGCACCAGGGAGTCCCGCGAGAATTTATATTCCGACGCAGCAACCTGCTGACCGACTTCTAGCTCTTCGAACCTTGGCATTACTCACCCCTCACTACGAGAGTGGATATTGCAGTGCAAACGAGCGAATCGTTCGCGTCAAAAATCTTGGTTTCAAAGGTGACCATGTGGTTACCACCAAGGCTCTTTACGCTTGCAACCTCTAGTTCACTGGTCAACTCATCGCCGGCAACGATCGGTCTTTCGTAAACAAATCTTTGGTCTCCATGAACCACTCTTGAGAAGTCGATTTTGGCCTCGGGGTCCGCGAGCACCACTTGCAGAGACTGCTCCTGAATTACCACCGGAAAAGTCGGTGGCACAACAAGATCCGAGTAACCATTTGATCTTGCGTAATCGAGATCGAGTGACTCGTGTCCTGCCATGACGGCCTTGGCGAATTCTCTAACCTTTTCGCGTCCAACTAAATACCTCGGAGTGCGCGGATAGCGCTTGCCCTGAATCTCTGGATTGACCATGAGTAAAGGCTAGCCCAACCCCGGACAGCGGTGATGGTCTTCATTCATAAATGTGTGAACGGTATAGTAAAGAGTGTGTGAATGGTATAGTAGGTAGCGTGTGAATGGTATAGCAGGGAGGATCCTTGAAGCAGCGAATTATCTGTGATGCTCTTAAGAAACTTTTGGAACAAACCCCTGCCGTGATTCTTGATGGACCCCGTGGCGTTGGAAAAACAACGCTTGGGGTTGCTCAGGCAAGGACTACCCTGAACCTTGAGATTCCTGCACTGCGTAACTTGGCTCAACAGCAGCCAGATGAACTACTAGTAACCGAGGAGCCAATCTTCATAGATGAGTGGCATCTTGCACCGGAGATTATTGCCGGTGTGAGGAGGTCGGTTGACCGGAACCGGACTCCTGGGCGATTTCTATTAGCAGGCTCAGGATCACGTCCAC
The genomic region above belongs to Aquiluna sp. KACHI24 and contains:
- a CDS encoding MaoC family dehydratase N-terminal domain-containing protein, with product MVNPEIQGKRYPRTPRYLVGREKVREFAKAVMAGHESLDLDYARSNGYSDLVVPPTFPVVIQEQSLQVVLADPEAKIDFSRVVHGDQRFVYERPIVAGDELTSELEVASVKSLGGNHMVTFETKIFDANDSLVCTAISTLVVRGE
- a CDS encoding MaoC family dehydratase; protein product: MPRFEELEVGQQVAASEYKFSRDSLVRYAGASGDFNTIHYRDDIAQAVGLPGVLAHGMLTMGVSVQPVVSWLGDAGKVLDYGVRFTKPVVVPPYGYALVKVSATVAQLDAENRKARLDLTTSFEENNVLGKAQVWVQL